From the genome of Deinococcus sp. AJ005, one region includes:
- a CDS encoding AMP-binding protein has translation MSLLAAVRHTGILDSQPLKNALSLAWAVLRHGPTLYALAAWNARRMPNAVALVDGDGPLTYAELLKRADGMAAALSHRIRPGETVGLLCSNSVDFVAALLACVRIGARTVLLNTSFSAAETGWAGREQRLRLLICDGDWPERLRGAVEVGITVLTLTELKTTNAKSHPLRLPRVGPLVLLTSGSTGTPKAVRSRIGLRAGLRLAGALLDALPLRAGAPTLLPLPLFHGHGLATLGMGLALRAPLHLCLPTADAMWLTLQEEGIKVLMLVPTLLHRLLDAPDKRAAPALRAIICGSAPLGASLATAALERFGDVLSNLYGSTETGLISLATPADLRAAPGGVGRALPGVNLELDGNMGRVIVDGHDTGDLASRDAAGRLTLHGRADDLLICGGENVFPASLEERIAAHVAVAECAVVGVPCAEFGTGIHAFVVLKPDCEITPEQLLDGLRPLLPRMFGPQKITLLDALPRTQTGKLLRSHLPAEAHMKMGATDE, from the coding sequence GTGAGTCTGCTGGCAGCCGTCCGGCACACCGGGATTCTCGACTCCCAACCGCTGAAAAATGCGCTGAGCCTGGCATGGGCGGTGCTGCGGCACGGGCCGACGCTGTATGCGCTGGCCGCCTGGAACGCGCGCCGGATGCCGAATGCGGTGGCGCTGGTGGACGGGGATGGACCGCTGACCTACGCAGAGTTGCTGAAGCGGGCAGACGGAATGGCCGCCGCCCTTTCCCACCGGATCAGGCCGGGCGAGACGGTGGGCCTGTTGTGCAGCAACAGCGTGGATTTCGTGGCCGCCCTGCTGGCCTGCGTTCGTATCGGCGCGCGAACTGTTCTGCTGAACACCTCCTTCTCTGCTGCCGAAACCGGGTGGGCTGGGCGTGAACAGCGCCTGCGCCTGCTGATCTGCGACGGCGACTGGCCGGAACGGTTACGCGGAGCGGTGGAAGTGGGCATAACGGTTCTGACCCTCACTGAGTTAAAAACCACGAACGCGAAGTCTCACCCATTGCGCCTACCCCGCGTCGGCCCGCTGGTCCTGCTGACTTCCGGCAGCACGGGAACGCCGAAAGCGGTGCGCTCTCGCATAGGACTGCGGGCCGGGCTGCGCTTGGCGGGCGCATTGCTGGACGCCCTGCCGCTGCGGGCGGGTGCGCCCACGCTGCTGCCCCTGCCGCTGTTTCACGGACACGGACTGGCAACGCTGGGCATGGGTCTGGCACTGCGCGCACCCCTGCACCTGTGCCTCCCCACGGCAGACGCGATGTGGCTCACGCTGCAAGAGGAGGGCATCAAGGTTCTGATGCTGGTCCCTACCCTCCTCCACCGGCTGCTGGACGCGCCGGATAAGCGGGCTGCGCCTGCACTTCGGGCGATCATCTGCGGCTCGGCCCCGCTGGGCGCATCGCTGGCGACGGCAGCGCTGGAGCGCTTCGGGGACGTGCTGTCCAACCTCTACGGCTCCACCGAAACGGGCCTGATCTCCCTGGCGACGCCCGCCGATCTACGTGCTGCGCCAGGGGGTGTGGGCCGGGCGCTGCCAGGGGTCAACCTTGAGCTGGATGGAAACATGGGGCGCGTGATCGTGGACGGACACGACACGGGCGATCTAGCTTCCCGCGACGCGGCGGGCCGCCTGACCCTGCATGGCCGCGCCGACGACCTGCTGATCTGCGGCGGCGAGAATGTCTTTCCGGCCAGCCTGGAGGAACGCATCGCCGCGCACGTCGCCGTGGCCGAGTGCGCCGTGGTGGGCGTTCCCTGCGCCGAGTTCGGGACAGGCATCCACGCCTTTGTCGTGCTGAAACCCGATTGCGAGATCACGCCCGAACAGCTTCTGGACGGGTTGCGCCCACTCCTGCCGCGCATGTTCGGCCCACAGAAAATTACGCTGCTGGACGCGCTGCCCCGCACACAAACAGGAAAGCTGCTACGCTCGCATCTACCAGCAGAGGCACACATGAAAATGGGCGCTACAGACGAATAA